A single window of Watersipora subatra chromosome 11, tzWatSuba1.1, whole genome shotgun sequence DNA harbors:
- the LOC137408282 gene encoding geranylgeranyl transferase type-2 subunit beta-like, which yields MGTQIKDVEIKDDAPQSLLLSKHADFIHAYSEKKEDYEYIMTEYLRMSGIYWGLTAMDLMGQLNRMDKKDAIEFVKSCQHSCGGFVAAPKHDPHLLYSLSAVQILCLFDCRDAIDIDKLVEFIKSLQQEDGSFFGDEWGEVDSRFSFCAVACLSLLNRLDAINVTKATEFVVSCMNFDGGFGCRPGSESHSGQIYCCVGFLSVIGRLDLIKADLLGWWLCERQLPSGGLNGRPEKLPDVCYSWWVLASLKMIGRLHWIDSDKLRQYILACQDDETGGFADRPGDMVDPFHTLFGIAGLSLLGDTSIAEVNPVYCMPEKVIRSLGVKYHIADC from the exons ATGGGTACACAGATAAAGGATGTAGAGATAAAAGATGATGCTCCTCAAAGTCTGCTGCTGAGCAAGCATGCTGACTTCATTCACGCCTACTCAGAAAAGAAAGAGGACTATGAGTATATAATGACAGAGTACCTGAGGATGAGTGGCATTTACTGGGGACTGACAGCTATGGACTTGATGGGGCAACTTAACCGTATggataaaaag GATGCCATAGAGTTTGTCAAGTCCTGTCAGCACAGCTGCGGAGGGTTTGTCGCCGCTCCTAAACATGATCCACATCTACTCTATTCTCTTAGCGCCGTTCAGATACTTTGTCTATTCGACTGTCGAGATGCCATAGATATCGACAAGCTTGTGGAGTTCATAAAGTCATTGCAG CAGGAGGATGGCAGTTTCTTTGGGGACGAGTGGGGAGAAGTCGACTCTAGGTTCTCCTTTTGCGCAGTAGCGTGTCTTTCACTCCTCAACAGATTAGATGCTATCAATGTTACTAAGGCTACCGAATTTGTCGTCTCTTGCATGAACTTTGATGGCGGATTCGGTTGCCGTCCTGGAAGCGAGTCGCATTCCGGTCAG ATTTACTGTTGCGTCGGTTTCCTTTCTGTTATTGGTCGACTTGACCTCATCAAAGCTGACCTGCTAGGCTGGTGGTTGTGTGAAAGACAACTTCCTTCAGGGGGTCTCAATGGCCGACCTGAGAAGTTACCAGATGTTTGCTACTCTTGGTGGGTCCTCGCTTCTCTCAAGATGATTGGACGACTTCACTGGATCGACTCGGACAAACTTCGACAGTATATCCTTGCTTGTCAG GATGATGAGACAGGGGGATTTGCAGATCGCCCAGGGGACATGGTGGATCCATTCCACACTTTATTTGGGATCGCTGGTCTATCGTTGCTAGGAGACACATCCATTGCTGAAGTAAATCCTGTTTATTGCATGCCAGAAAAAGTTATTCGTTCATTAGGGGTCAAATACCACATCGCTGACTGCTGA